Proteins encoded by one window of Cannabis sativa cultivar Pink pepper isolate KNU-18-1 chromosome 4, ASM2916894v1, whole genome shotgun sequence:
- the LOC133036716 gene encoding uncharacterized protein LOC133036716: MAITRSSSSPSPVLKQKSKMGKKSLANKSKGKRPIIEDYDSDFEAPMPKRGRPHSSKKTKLNLEEHTVPEISGKKTIAHAEDRTQVWDCKFSPSDFYRSKCVCTSVYSVIDNIKNTLSVNLLSLFRQTQFGHFLDMPEFVFHPQVVHSLLLREVFQANPKEFWAKVAGCCIRFSAEEFYLIFGLDCFGDCNKLLFSQETNQLVETCFRGVKTIDHKAIEDAFLGSRWGLDESIGLKMAVLYFIQCFLLSNTPDKEVSRFVLDVVDSGRWDEYCWGRESFELTIDSFKGRIQHGIIMKNRKAEKGGQYDGWYRALGCPWVFTVWFYECCPAMVNSFCKRVSSSIPRILNWSNTIVTKNPTLRDLKGKIFDLPLEKVIYSFFTVSFQFYLCC, from the exons ATGGCAATCACTCGTTCATCATCATCCCCTTCTCCAGTTCTCAAACAGAAATCAAAAATGGGCAAGAAATCGTTGGCCAACAAATCCAAGGGTAAACGCCCAATCATTGAAGATTATGATTCTGATTTTGAAGCTCCAATGCCCAAACGTGGGAGACCCCATtcttcgaagaaaacgaagctcaACTTGGAGGAGCACACGGTTCCAGAAATTTCTGGGAAAAAAACTATTGCACATGCTGAAGATCGGACTCAG GTTTGGGACTGTAAATTTAGTCCTTCTGATTTTTACAGATCTAAGTGTGTATGCACCAGTGTTTATTCCGTGATAGATAATATTAAGAACACTTTATCTGTTAATTTGCTTTCTTTGTTTCGTCAAACTCAGTTTGGGCATTTTCTGGATATGCCTGAGTTTGTTTTTCATCCGCAAGTCGTACATAGTCTATTACTAAGGGAAGTTTTCCAGGCCAATCCTAAAGAGTTTTGGGCTAAGGTTGCTGGCTGTTGCATACGGTTTAGTGCCGAAGAATTTTACCTGATTTTTGGTTTAGATTGTTTCGGTGATtgcaacaagttgttgttttcacaggaaacaaatcaattggtagaaacatgtttccgtggtgtaaaaactattgaccacaaagccatcgaggatgcttttttgggtagtcggtggggtttggatgagtctattggtttgaaaatggctgttttgtatttcattcagtgttttcttcttagcaatACTCCTGACAAAGAAGTGTCTAGGTTTGTTCTAGATGTAGTTGATAGCGGTCGGTGGGAtgagtattgttggggtagggaATCATTTGAATTGACAATTGACTCATTCAAAGGTAGGATCCAGCATGGGatcattatgaaaaatagaaaggCAGAGAAGGGAGGCCAATATGATGGCTGGTATAGGGCATTGGGATGTCCTTGGGTTTTCACGGTTTGGTTTTATGAATGCTGTCCTGCAATGGTGAACTCTTTCTGTAAGAGAGTTTCATCTTCTATTCCAAGGATTCTGAACTGGAGCAACACCAtcgtcaccaaaaatccaacccTTCGAGACTTGAAGGGCAAGATTTTTGATTTACCTTTGGAGAAGGTAATTtacagtttctttactgtttcttttcagttttatttatgttgttaa